CGCCGACGAGGTGGTGCTGCTGGAGGTCTTCGGCCCGGGGGAGCTGCGCCAGCCGGGGGAGGGGTCAGCCGCCCTGATCGAGGCGATCGACCTGCCGGCCGAGCGGAAGGTCTTCGTCGACTCGTGGGAGGCGGCGCCGGTGGAGGTGGCCCGGCGGGCCCGCCCCGGCGACGTGGTGGTGACCATGGGCGCGCCGCCGATCTCGCTGATGGGCGACCAGCTCCTCGACGCGCTGCTGGCCCGTACCGGTGATCCCGGCGCGGCCGGGCCGGCGCCCGCCGGGCCCCCGGTCGGCACCACCACCGCGCCGGTCACCGAAGCCGCCGGAGACGCCCCCACCGCCGGTACGGCCGGCGCGTCGCCCGCGGCCGGATGAGCCCCGGCCCGGCGCGGGGGCGGACGGCCGGCGCGGAGCCCGGCGGACGGCGCGGCCCGGCCCGCCGGTGGCAGCTCGTCCGGGCCGGTACCGACGCGGTGCCGCCGTCGACCCGCCGGTTCATGCAGCGTGCCCGGCAGCGCCGACTGCGCGCCGCGTTGCCGTGGGCGGTGGCGGGCGGCGTGCTGGCCCTGGCCGGACTGGTCGCCTGGGTGCTACTCGGCACCGGCCTGTTCGGCGTCCGCGAGGTACGGGTGGTCGGCGCGGAGCTGGTCACCCCGGTGCAGGTCCGCGAGGCGGCAGCGGTGCCGGACGGCGTACCACTGGCCCGGGTCGACCTGGCGGCGACGGCCCGCCGGATCGGCGAGCTGCCGCCCGTGGAGCGGGCCACGGTGACCCGGGAGTGGCCGGGGTCCCTGGTGGTACGGGTGGTGGAACGGACGCCGGTGGCGGTGGTCCCGCAGGGGGAGCGGTTCGTCGTGGTGGACCGGGCCGGGGTGGCGTTCCGGACCGAGCCGAGTCGCCCGGCGGACCTGCCGTTGGCACGGGTGGCCCGGCCCGGCCCGGACGACCCGGAGACCCGCGCGGCGCTGGACGTGCTCGCCGCGCTCACCCCGCAGCTCCGGGAGGCGCTGGTGGACGTCACCGTGGAGGGGCTGGCCCGGATCACGGTCCGGCTCTCCGGTGGACGCACGGTCGTCTGGGGCGACGCTACCCGGGGCGCGGACAAGGCCCGGGTGGCGACCACCCTGCTCGGTCGGAATGCCGACACCATCGACGTCAGCGCCCCCGACGTGGTGACGTTTAGGTGAACCGGAAGGCCGGGGAGGGTGAGCCTGCCCGCTCTCGGCGACGACACGCCGGTCAGGTCCTTGGCTCATCGCACGGGGACGCTTACGTTGCCCGGAAGAGGATCAGTAGTTGACATAACCGTAAGTCTCTAGTAGAGGGTGAAGGTTAAGCCCTTCGTCTTCACGGGTGACAGTTGGCGTCGACCGCGATCCGGGGCGAGTGGTCGGTCGGCGTGGCCAATCTCGAAGGGAAAGGACCGGAGATGACACCTCCGCACAACTACCTGGCGGTCATCAAGGTCGTCGGCATCGGGGGCGGCGGCGTCAACGCCGTCAACCGGATGATCGAGGTTGGGCTCAAGGGCGTCGAGTTCATCGCGATCAACACCGACGCGCAGGCGCTGCTGATGAGTGACGCCGACGTCAAGCTCGACGTCGGCCGGGAACTGACCCGGGGACTCGGCGCGGGCGCCAACCCGGATGTGGGCAAGAACGCCGCCGAGGACCACCGCGACGAGATCGAGGAGGTGCTCAAGGGCGCCGACATGGTCTTCGTGACCTGTGGGGAGGGTGGCGGCACCGGCACCGGCGGCGCGCCGGTGGTGGCCAACATCGCCCGCAAGCTGGGGGCGCTCACCATCGGTGTGGTCACCCGGCCGTTCTCCTTCGAGGGCAAGCGGCGGCAGGTGCAGGCCGAGGCCGGCATCGAGGAGCTGCGCAACCAGTGCGACACGCTGATCGTCATCCCGAACGACCGGCTGCTGGCCCTCGGTGACCGGGGCATCAGCATGATGGACGCCTTCCGTCAGGCCGACCAGGTGCTCCTTTCCGGTGTCCAGGGCATCACCGACCTGATCACCACGCCCGGCCTGATCAACCTGGACTTCGCCGACGTCAAGAGCGTGATGAGCGGCGCGGGTAGCGCGCTGATGGGCATCGGCAGCGCCCGGGGCGAGAACCGCGCGGTCGAGGCGGCCGAGGCGGCCATCTCCAGCCCGCTGCTGGAGCAGAGCATGGACGGCGCGCGCGGCGTGCTGCTCTCCATCGCCGGTGGCTCCGACCTGGGCCTGTTCGAGATCAATGACGCGGCCCAGCTGGTCACCGACGCGGCCCACCCGGACGCGAACATCATCTTCGGCGCGGTCATCGACGACGCCCTCGGCGACGAGGTGCGGGTGACGGTGATCGCCGCCGGGTTCGACGGCGGCGCGCCGGCGTACAAGTCGGTCGACTCGGGCCGCAAGAGCAACCAGAACCAGCCGACCACCCCGCCCTCGCCGGTGCCGCCGCAGACCACGATGCCCCCGTCCACCCAGTCGCCGCGCCGGGTGCTCTTCGACGACGTCGACGTGCCCGACTTCCTCAAGAACGGGTCCTGAGTCGCGCCCATGACCGACCGATCCACCCCGGTCCGCCCCGACCGCCGGGCCGAGCTCACCGCCGGGCTGGCCCGGGTCCGCGCCAGGATCGCTGACGCCTGCGCCGCCGCCGGGCGGGACCGCGCCGAGGTGACCATGGTCGCGGTGACCAAGACCTACCCGGCCAGCGACGTGGTCGCGCTGGCCGGGCTCGGCGTGCTCGACGTCGGGGAGAACCGCGACCAGGAGGCGTCCCCCAAGGCCGCCGAGGTGGCGGCGGCCGGGGTGCACCCCCGGTGGCACTTCATCGGGCAGCTCCAACGCAACAAGTGCCGGTCGGTGGTCCGGTACGCCGACGTGGTCCACTCGGTGGACAGCGTCCGGCTGGCGGACGCGCTGGGCGGTGCGGCGGGACAGGAGCGGGACCGGCCGCTGGAGGTGCTGGTGCAGGTCAGCATCGACGGTGACCCGGCCCGAGGCGGGGCGCTGCCGGACTCCGTCGACCCCGACCGGGGCCTGCCCCGGGTGGCCGAGGCGGTGGCCGGGGCCGGTCCGCTGCGCCTGGCCGGGCTGATGGCGGTGGCGCCGCTGGGCTGGGAGCCGGAACGGGCCTTCGCCCGGCTCGCCGAGGTGGCGGCGGGGTTCCGGACCGTCCATCCGGGTGCCACCGCGCTCTCGGCCGGCATGAGCGGCGACCTGGAAATCGCGATCGAATACGGCGCGACACATGTCCGCGTCGGTAGCGCGTTGCTCGGAATGCGTCCCACGCTGCGGTAGCCTTCCACCGGAAACGCAAATTACATCAGTGTTGTTTGGGTCGGCTTCCCATGTCGGGGGTCAGATGGACGACCGCGAATCGTCCGCTGCGGTTGCCGGCCCGGTCCGGTGGGCAAGGGGAGTCCCACACGCGACACGCGACACGGGCACGGGGGCGCGTGCCGCACGGCGGACGGAAGGGCGCGGCGATGGGTGCACTGCGCAAGGCGGGGGTCTGGCTCGGTCTCGTCGAGGAGGACGACGAGCGGGGCTACGACGACGGTGGCTACGAGAAGAGCAGCTACCGCGACTCGCGGTACCGGCAGAGCCGGTACTCCGAGGAGTTCGCCGACGACGATGACGACGAGACCGAGGACGCGCCGGCGCCCCGGCCACGGCCGGGCGAGCGGAGCCGGCTGTCCGAGCGGGCCACCGCCCGTACGGAGAGTGACCGGTCGGACAGTGACCGGTTGGAGCGGGCCGACCGGACGGAGCGGGCCAGCGTACGGTCGATCACCCGGTCGAGCGTCGGGGAGACCTCCAGCACGAGCTACCACACCCGGGACAACCTCGCCCTGGCGCCCCAGGTGCAGCCCCGGGAGCGGACCGTGGTCGCCGAGGAGGAGCAGCGTTACCAGATCACCACGCTGCACCCGACGACCTACCGCGAGGCCCGGACGATCGGCGAGCACTTCCGTGACGGCGTTCCGGTGATCATCAACCTCACCGAGATGGACGAGGCGGACGCCCGTCGTCTGGTGGACTTCGCCGCCGGTCTGGCCTTCGGCCTGCGGGGTACGATCGAGCGCGTGACCAACCGGGTGTTCCTGCTCTCACCAGCCAATGTCCAGGTCACCGCGGAGGACAAGGCCAAGATCGCTGAGGGTGGCTTTTTCAGCCTGGGTTAACACCCCCCGACCGAGGGACGTCGCCTGCCGTGTTGTCGATCGTGCTCCAAGTGCTGTACCTGATCCTGTACGTCTTTCTGCTCCTCCTCCTGGCCCGCTTCGTGCTCAGCGCCGTGTTGCAGTACGGTCGCCGCTGGCAGCCCAGCCGGGGAGCGTCGGCGGGACTGGAATTGGTGTGGAGCGTCACTGATCCGCCCCTGTGGGCGTTGAGGCGGGTGATCCCTCCGCTGCGGATTGGTACCGTGAGCATCGACCTGGCTTCCCTTGTGCTCCTGGTTATCCTGTTCGTGCTGATGGAGTTCGTGTTAAGGCGGCTGATCCTCGGGTGAACACCCGGCGACCAGCCCGCTACGCGGCCGCAACTGACCCGAGGAGTTTCGATGCCGCTGACCCCGGCCGACGTCCACAACGTCGCCTTCAAAAAGCCGCCGATCGGCAAGCGGGGGTATGACGAGGAGGAGGTTGACGCGTTCCTGGACGAGGTCGAGCGCGAGCTGGCCCGTCTGATAGAGGAGAACAACGAGCTTCGCGCCCAGGTGGAGCGCGGTGGACGAGGCGGCGCTCCGGCCGGCCCCGCCACCGACGCCCGGCTGGCCGCCGAGCTGAACGACGCGAAGGCCCAGCTCGACCGGGCGCAGCGCGACAAGGCCGCAGCTGAGCAGGCCGCCCGCGCGATGCAGGCCGAGTTGGAGCAGGTCCGCTCCCAGGGGGCCCCGCCGGCCGCTGGCGCGGACGGTGAGCAGCAGGCGCTGCGGGTGCTGATGATGGCCCAGCGCACCGCCGACGACCACCTCTCCGACGCGCGCCGCGAGGCCGACCAGCTTCTCACCGAGGCCCGGTCGAAGGCCGAGGAGGTCACCCGCGAGGCCCGCAACAAGGCGGACGCCCTCGAGCGGGACGCCCGGCAGCGGCACCAGGAGGCGATGGGTGGGCTGGACGCCAAGCGCACCTCGCTGCAGAAGCACATCGAGGAGCTCAAGCAGTTCGAGCGGGAGTACCGCACCCGGCTCAAGGCGTACCTGGAGAGCCAGCTGCGCGACCTCGGTGCCCGGGGTCAGGACCTCGAGGCCGACATCAACCGTGCCGAGGGTGGCCGGAGCGTCGGCAACGGTGGCCTGGCCGCCGCCGGCCTCGGCGGATCGTACAGCGGGGGCCGCTCCAACGCCCTCGAAGCCGGCCACTGAGTACCGGGACCAGCTGACCCGGATCGGACGACGCGACGGGGGTGAGCCGTGATAGTCGGAAGTCTCCTGCTCATCCTCGTCGCTGTCGTGCTTCTGGTGGCCGGTCTCGTCAGCGGTTCCAGCGTCCTGCTGATCACCTCCATCGGGGCCAGCCTGCTGGCCGCGGTGGCTCTCGTGGTGGGCGCCCGCCAGGCGGTCGCCGCACGGGCGGCAGCGGATCCGACCGGCGCCACCACTCGTCCGCGTCGACGTGCGCCGGCGGCCGACCTCCGGCGTCCCGCCGGGCAGACCGTGCCGACCCAGTTCGTCCCCGCGCCGGAGGATGCCGATGACAGCGGGTGGCGGCAACCACCCGGGTCGCCGGTGGCCGTTCCGGAGCCCGCGACCCCGCCCGGGTCACCGGTCGCCGTCGAGCCCCAGGACAGCGACCCCGACGACGAGCCCGGCGTGCAGGAGGTCGCTGCGGCCGACGCGGCCCGGGTGGCCCGGCTCGACGCCGAGGTGCTGGTGGTCGACGGCCGGCCCCGTTACCACCTCGCCGACTGCCCGCACCTGCTCGGCCGGGAGGCCGAGCCGCTGCCCGCCGCCGAGGCCGTCGAGTTGGGCTTCACCCCCTGCGCGGACTGCACGCCGGACACCGCCCTGCTCGCCGACTCCCGTCCGTCCTGACCGACCGCCGTGCCGGGGAACGACACGCTGACCGTCGCGGTTCGGGTCAAGCCCGGCGCGTCCCGGGCGCGGGTGGGCGGTCGCTTCGACGGTCCGCACGGGCCGGCGCTGGTGATCGCGGTGAACGCTCCCGCGGTGGACGGCCGGGCGACCGAGGCGGCCCGGCGGGCGCTGGCTGACGCGCTCGGCGTACGAGCGGCTGCGGTCTCCCTGCGGGCCGGCGCGGCGAGCCGCGACAAGCTCTTCCTGGTCGCCGACCCGGAGCCAGCCGTGTCCGCGCTGCTGTCCCGACTACGCGACGGGTCGGACGGGTGAGGGGCCGGCGGGGCGGGCGTCGATGACGCACGACTTGGACCTCGCGCTGCTGGTCGGCGCGGCGGTGCTCCTGGTCGCCATCGGCGCGGTGTGGTCCTCCTCCCGGCTCGGCGTGCCGAGCCTCCTGGTCTACCTGGCCCTCGGCGTGCTGATCGGCAAGTCCGGCTTCGGCATCCGGTTCGACGACGCCGAGCTGACCCGGATGCTCGGCTTCTGCGCGCTCATCGTGATCATCGCCGAGGGCGGGCTCACCGCCCGGTGGAGCACCCTGCGCCCGGTGCTCGGGTTGACCGTGGCGCTGTCCACGGTGGGGGTGCTGGTGAGCATCCTGGTGGTGGGGCTGGCGGCGCACCTGCTGCTCGGCCTGGACTGGCGGCTGGCGCTCCTCTACGGTGCGGTGCTGTCCTCGACCGACGCGGCGGCGGTCTTCGCGACCCTGCGCCGGTTGCGCCTGCCGCCCCGGCTGGTGGCCACCCTGGAGGCCGAGTCGGGGATGAACGACGCCCCGGTGGTGCTGTTGGTGCTGCTGCTGTCCCGGGGCTTCCCGCTGGCTCACCCGTGGTGGTACGAGCTGTTCCTGGTCAGCTACGAGCTGGTCGCCGGGGCCGTGGTGGGCGTCGCGGCCGGCTACCTCGGCCGGATCGCGTTGCGTCGGGCCGCGCTGCCGGCAGCGGGGCTCTACCCGATCGCGGTGGTCGGGTTCACCGTGCTGGCGTACGCGGTCGGGGCCTCGGTGCACGCCTCCGGGTTCCTCGCCGTCTACGTGGCCGGGGTGCTGCTGGGCAACGCCCGGCTGCCGCACCGGCAGGCGATCC
The nucleotide sequence above comes from Micromonospora pallida. Encoded proteins:
- the ftsZ gene encoding cell division protein FtsZ, with translation MTPPHNYLAVIKVVGIGGGGVNAVNRMIEVGLKGVEFIAINTDAQALLMSDADVKLDVGRELTRGLGAGANPDVGKNAAEDHRDEIEEVLKGADMVFVTCGEGGGTGTGGAPVVANIARKLGALTIGVVTRPFSFEGKRRQVQAEAGIEELRNQCDTLIVIPNDRLLALGDRGISMMDAFRQADQVLLSGVQGITDLITTPGLINLDFADVKSVMSGAGSALMGIGSARGENRAVEAAEAAISSPLLEQSMDGARGVLLSIAGGSDLGLFEINDAAQLVTDAAHPDANIIFGAVIDDALGDEVRVTVIAAGFDGGAPAYKSVDSGRKSNQNQPTTPPSPVPPQTTMPPSTQSPRRVLFDDVDVPDFLKNGS
- a CDS encoding cell division protein FtsQ/DivIB, with the translated sequence MSPGPARGRTAGAEPGGRRGPARRWQLVRAGTDAVPPSTRRFMQRARQRRLRAALPWAVAGGVLALAGLVAWVLLGTGLFGVREVRVVGAELVTPVQVREAAAVPDGVPLARVDLAATARRIGELPPVERATVTREWPGSLVVRVVERTPVAVVPQGERFVVVDRAGVAFRTEPSRPADLPLARVARPGPDDPETRAALDVLAALTPQLREALVDVTVEGLARITVRLSGGRTVVWGDATRGADKARVATTLLGRNADTIDVSAPDVVTFR
- a CDS encoding YggS family pyridoxal phosphate-dependent enzyme, giving the protein MTDRSTPVRPDRRAELTAGLARVRARIADACAAAGRDRAEVTMVAVTKTYPASDVVALAGLGVLDVGENRDQEASPKAAEVAAAGVHPRWHFIGQLQRNKCRSVVRYADVVHSVDSVRLADALGGAAGQERDRPLEVLVQVSIDGDPARGGALPDSVDPDRGLPRVAEAVAGAGPLRLAGLMAVAPLGWEPERAFARLAEVAAGFRTVHPGATALSAGMSGDLEIAIEYGATHVRVGSALLGMRPTLR
- a CDS encoding cell division protein SepF, whose product is MGALRKAGVWLGLVEEDDERGYDDGGYEKSSYRDSRYRQSRYSEEFADDDDDETEDAPAPRPRPGERSRLSERATARTESDRSDSDRLERADRTERASVRSITRSSVGETSSTSYHTRDNLALAPQVQPRERTVVAEEEQRYQITTLHPTTYREARTIGEHFRDGVPVIINLTEMDEADARRLVDFAAGLAFGLRGTIERVTNRVFLLSPANVQVTAEDKAKIAEGGFFSLG
- a CDS encoding DivIVA domain-containing protein, with the translated sequence MPLTPADVHNVAFKKPPIGKRGYDEEEVDAFLDEVERELARLIEENNELRAQVERGGRGGAPAGPATDARLAAELNDAKAQLDRAQRDKAAAEQAARAMQAELEQVRSQGAPPAAGADGEQQALRVLMMAQRTADDHLSDARREADQLLTEARSKAEEVTREARNKADALERDARQRHQEAMGGLDAKRTSLQKHIEELKQFEREYRTRLKAYLESQLRDLGARGQDLEADINRAEGGRSVGNGGLAAAGLGGSYSGGRSNALEAGH
- a CDS encoding YggT family protein, which encodes MLSIVLQVLYLILYVFLLLLLARFVLSAVLQYGRRWQPSRGASAGLELVWSVTDPPLWALRRVIPPLRIGTVSIDLASLVLLVILFVLMEFVLRRLILG
- a CDS encoding DUF167 domain-containing protein; translated protein: MPGNDTLTVAVRVKPGASRARVGGRFDGPHGPALVIAVNAPAVDGRATEAARRALADALGVRAAAVSLRAGAASRDKLFLVADPEPAVSALLSRLRDGSDG
- a CDS encoding potassium/proton antiporter, which encodes MTHDLDLALLVGAAVLLVAIGAVWSSSRLGVPSLLVYLALGVLIGKSGFGIRFDDAELTRMLGFCALIVIIAEGGLTARWSTLRPVLGLTVALSTVGVLVSILVVGLAAHLLLGLDWRLALLYGAVLSSTDAAAVFATLRRLRLPPRLVATLEAESGMNDAPVVLLVLLLSRGFPLAHPWWYELFLVSYELVAGAVVGVAAGYLGRIALRRAALPAAGLYPIAVVGFTVLAYAVGASVHASGFLAVYVAGVLLGNARLPHRQAILGFADGLAWLAQIGLFVLLGLLVTPARLDEAFLPAVVAGLALLFLARPLSVAVAALPFRFGLREQAFLSWAGLRGAVPIVLATIPLSAGVPGADRLFDAVFVLVVIFTLVQAGTLAPVARRLRVTAPAELAEIQVETAPLERMRADLLQLEVPEGSRLAGVHVDELRLPLGASVTLVLRDGTGFVPGADTRLKVGDSLLIVATAAVRDEAERRLRAVSRRGRLARWFGESGDDRGD